The window taatcgcaacaattatcccaacaatcgcaacatcaatcgcaactacaacaaacgacccaacaataacaacaacaactacaacaatcatcccaacaacaataataactgcaacaacaacaacaatcagaagcagctatgccaaaggtgtgaaaagtatcactcggggttctgcaccaaattttgcaacaagtgtaaaagaaatggtcatagcgcggcgaagtgtgaggtctatggaccaggagttaatagaacgaaaggaacaaatggtgtcggaacgagtaatggcggagcaagtagtgtcggagcaagttatgccaatgtagtttgttataaatgtggaaaaccgggccacattattagaaactgcccgaactaggagaacacgaatggacaaggccgcagaagagttttcaatattaatgcggcagaggcacaggaagacccggagcttgttacgggtacgtttcttattgacaataaatctgcttacgttttatttgattcgggtgctgatagaagctatatgagtagagatttttgtgctaaattaagttgtccattgacgcctttggatagtaaatttttactcgaattagcaaatggtaaattaatttcagcagataatatatgtcggaatcgagaaattaaactggttagcgaaacatttaagattgatttgataccagtagagttagggagttttgatgtgataatcggtatggactggttgaaagaagtgaaagcagagatcgtttgttacaaaaatgcaattcgcattatacgagaaaaaggaaaacccttaatggtgtacggagaaaagggcaacacgaagctacatcttattagtaatttgaaggcacaaaaactaataagaaaaggttgctatgctgttctagcacacgtcgagaaagtacaaactgaagaaaagagcatcaatgatgttcccattgcaaaagaatttcccgatgtatttccgaaagaattaccgggattacccccacatcgatccgttgaatttcaaatagatcttgtaccaggagctgcaccaatagctcgtgctccttacacagcgagatgaaagaactgcaaagccaattacaagaacttttagagcgtggtttcattcgaccaagcacatcaccgtggggagctcctgttttgtttgtcaagaagaaagatggtacattcaggttgtgtatcgactaccgagagttgaacaaacttaccatcaagaaccgctacccactaccgagaatcgacgaattatttgatcaactacaaggctcgtctgtttattcaaagattgacttacgttccgggtatcatcaaatgcgggtgaaagaagatgatattccaaagactgctttcagaacacgttacggtcattacgagtttatggtcataccgtttggtttaactaatgcaccagctgtgttcatggaccttatgaaccgagtgtgtggaccataccttgacaagtttgtcattgttttcattgatgacatacttatttactcaaagaatgaccaagaacacggtgaacatttgagaaaggtgttagaagtattgaggaaggaagaattgtacgctaagttttcaaagtgtgcattttggttggaagaagttcaattcctcggtcacatagtgaacaaagaaggtattaaggtggatccggcaaagatagaaactgttgaaaagtgggaaaccccgaaaactccgaaacacatacgccattttttaggactagctggttactacagaaggttcatccaagacttttccagaatagcaaaacccttgactgcattaacgcataaagggaagaaatttgaatggaatgatgaacaagagaaagcgtttcagttattgaagaaaaagctaactacggcacctatattatcattgcctaaagggaatgatgattttgtgatttattgtgacgcatcaaagcaaggtctcggttgtgtattaatgcaacaaacgaaggtgattgcttatgcgtctagacaattgaagattcacgaacaaaattatacgacgcatgatttggaattaggcgcggttgtttttgcattaaagacttggaggcactacttatatggggtcaaaagtattatatatactgaccacaaaagtcttcaacacatatttaatcaaaaacaactgaatatgaggcagcgtaggtgaattgaatgattatgactttgagattcgttactacccggggaaggcaaatgtggtagccgatgccttgagcaggaaggacagagaacccattcgagtaaaatctatgaatataatgattcataataaccttactactcaaataaaggaggcgcaacaaggagttttaaaaaagggaaatttaaaggatgaaatacccaaaggatcggagaagcatcttaatactcgggaagacggaacccgtatagggctgaaaggatttgggtaccaaaatttagagatatgagagaaatggtacttagagaagctcataaaaccagatactcaatacatcctggaacggggaagatgtacaaggatctcaagaaacatttttggtggccgggtatgaaagccgatgttgctaaatacgtaggagaatgtttgacgtgttctaaggtcaaagctgagcatcagaaaccatcaggtctacttcaacaacccgaaatcccggaatggaaatgggaaaacattaccatggatttcatcactaaattgccaaggactgcaagtggttttgatactatttgggtaatagttgatcgtctcaccaaatcagcacacttcctgccaataagagaagatgacaagatggagaagttagcacgactgtatttgaaggaagttgtctccagacatggaataccaatctctattatctctgatagggatggcagatttatttcaagattctggcagacattacatcaagcattaggaactcgtctagacatgagcactgcctatcatccacaaactgatgggcagagcgaaaggacgatacaaacgcttgaagatatgctacgagcatgtgttattgatttcggaaacagttgggatcgacatctaccgttagcagaattttcctacaacaacagctaccattcaagcattgagatggcgccgtttgaagcactttatggtagaaagtgcaagtctccgatttgttggagtgaagtgggggatagacagattacgggtccggagattatacaagaaactaccgagaagatcatccaaattcaacaacggttgaaaaccgcccaaagtcgacaaaagagctacgctgacattaaaagaaaagatatagaatttgaaattggagagatggtcatgcttaaagttgcaccttggaaaggcgttgttcaatttggtaaacgagggaaattaaatccaaggtatattggaccattcaagattattgatcgtgtcggaccagtagcttaccgacttgagttacctcaacaactcgcggctgtacataacactttccacgtctcgaatttgaagaaatgttttgctaaagaagatctcactattccgttagatgaaatccaaatcaacgaaatacttcaattcatcgaagaacccgtcgaaataatggatcgtgaggttaaaagacttaagcaaaacaagataccaattgttaaggttcgatgaaatgctcgtagaggacccgagttcacctgggagcatgaagatcagatgaagaagaaatacccgcatctatttccagaagattcgtcaacaccttcaacagcttaaaatttcgggacgaaatttatttaacgggtaggtactgtagtgacccgaacttttccatgtttatatatattaattaagattgatatttacatgattaaatgtttccaacatgttaagcaatcaaacttgttaagacttgattaattgaaatatgtttcatatagacaattgaccacccaagttgaccggtgattcacgaacgttaaaacttgtaaaaactatatgatgacatatatatggatatatatatagttaacatgatactatgataagtaaacatatcattaagtatattaacaatgaactacatatgtaaaaacaagactactaacttaatgatttttaaacgagacatatatgtaacgattatcgttgtaaagacatttaatgtatatatatatcatattaagagatattcatacatgataatatcatgataatataataatttaaaatctcatttgatattataaacattgggttaacaacatttaacaagatcgttaacctaaaggtttcaaaacaacacttacatgtaacgactaacgatgacttaacgactcagttaaaatgtatatacatgtagtgttttaatatgtatttatacacttttgaaagacttcaatacacttatcaaaatactcctacttaacaaaaatgcttacaattacatcctcgttcagtttcatcaacaattctactcgtatgcacccgtattagtactcgtacaatacacagcttttagatgtatgtactattggtatatacactccaatgatcagctcttagcagcccatgtgagtcacctaacacatgtgagaaccatcatttggcaactagcatgaaatatctcataaaattacaaaaatatgagtaatcattcacgacttatttacatgaaaacaaaattacatatcctttatatctaatccatacaccaacgaccaaaaacacctacaaacactttcattcttcaattttattcatctaattgatctctctcaagttctatcttcaagttctaagtgttcttcataaattctacaagttctagttacataaaatcaagaatactttcaagtttgctagctcacttccaatcttgtaaggtgatcatccaacctcaagaaatctttgtttattatagtaggttatcattctaatacaaggtaataatcatattcaaactttaattcaatttctataactataacaatcttatttcgagtggaaaccttacttgaaattgttttcgtgtcatgattctgcttcaagaactttcaagccatccaaggatcctttgaagctagatctatttttttcatttccagtaggtttatccaaggaacttgaggtagtaatgatgttcataacatcattcgattcatacatataaagctatcttattcgaaggtttaaacttgtaatcactagaacatagtttagttaattctaaacttgttcgcaaacaaaagttaatccttctaacttgacttttaaaatcaactaaacacatgttctatatctatatgatatgctaacttaatgatttaaaacctggaaacacgaaaaacaccgtaaaaccggatttacgccgtcgtagtaacaccgcgggctgttttgggttagttaattaaaaactatgataaactttgatttaaaagttgttattatgagaaaatgatttttattatgaacatgaaactatatccaaaaattatggttaaactcaaagtggaagtatgttttctaaaatggtcatctagacgtcgttctttcgactgaaatgactacctttacaaaaacaacttgtaacttatttttccgactataaacctataatttttctgtttagattcataaaatagagttcaatatgaaaccatagcaatttgattcactcaaaacggatttaaaatgaagaagttatgggtaaaacaagattggataatttttctcattttagctacgtgaaaattggtaacaaatctattccaaccatatcttaatcaacttgtattgtatattatgtaatcttgagataccatagacacgtatacaatgtttcgacctatcatgtcgacacatctatatatatttcggaacaaccatagacactctatatgtgaatgttggagttagctatacagggttgaggttgattccaaaatatatatagtttgagttgtgatcaatactgagatacgtatacactgggtcgtggattgattcaagataatatttatcgatttatttctgtacatctaactgtggacaactagttgtaggttactaacgaggacagctgacttaataaacttaaaacattaaaatatattaaaagtgttgtaaatatattttgaacatactttgatatatatgtatatattgttataggttcgtgaatcaaccagtggccaagtctaactttccgacgaagtaaaaatatgtgaaagtgagttatagtcccacttttaaaatctaatatttttgggatgagaatacatgcaggttttataaatgatttacaaaatagacacaagtacgtgaaactacattctatggttgaattatcgaaatcgaatatgcccctttttattaagtctggtaatctaagaattagggaacagacaccctaattgacgcgaatcctaaagatagatctattgggcccaacaagccccatccaaagtaccggatgctttagtacttcgaaatttatatcatatccgaagggtgtcccggaatgatggggatattcttatatatgcatcttgttaatgtcggttaccaggtgttcaccatatgaatgatttttatctctatgtatgggatgtgtattgaaatatgaaatcttgtggtctattattatgatttgatatatataggttaaacctataactcaccaacatttttgttgacgttttaagcatgtttattctcaggtgattattaagagcttccgctgtcgcatacttaaataaggacgagatttgaagtccatgcttgtatgatattgtgtaaaaactgcattcaagaaacttattttgttgtaacatatttgtattgtaaaccattatgtaatggtcgtgtgtaaacaggatattttagattatcattatttgataatctacgtaaagctttttaaaacctttatctatgaaataaaggttatggtttgttttaaaaatgaatgcagtctttgaaaaacgtctcatatagaggtcaaaacctcgtaacaaaatcaattaatatggaacgtttttaatcaataagaacgggacatttcacacatggGGTGCCCGAGCTCGTGTTGTCCATTAACGTGtaatcgtggctcgtttcaagtgccgtttaaaacgtaccgaaggcccggaacgctaaaccgattgtTAAAACgtaaccaaacgtttaatttattaaaactcaataattaaaatatttttaaaaaggtaataattaataaaataattattaaaataaacccgagtgtttcgttgctcgaaaagcagtttTTGTCGTTATGCAAACCGTAGCGTTTTTTTCGTATTTCTTTTATCCGAAATATTTTTAtcgattaatattaacccatattaatttaaataatccaccaaggatcacgtatgcatttaatacacttaaacacataaaagtcaaataATCACTGTTAAATCAATTAACGGACAGTAAacagaagtgacggaaaaagcaggttGTTACAGTACTGATGAATCGTCATCATCTGAATCCTCCATGTCTTCCTCTTCAATATTGTATGTCCACGGTTGTACTTCATGGACATACACATCATAATCGACCCCATTAATCCacataatgatccattcattaataaaATTGTTGTCGAATGTGGCAATACAAATGCGTCCCAAGCTCATCACATTAGACTTCTCCTGATCTAAGAATACAAATTTTTTGAATAGACCTGCCACTTTTCTAAACGAAGACGACTTCCATGCGCAAAAAGGCATGCCAGAGATATTAATCCATGTTAGTCTCTCATCTACTACAAAGTTCTTAGTTATCGGTTTTATGGTCGTATACAGAGAGTTCAAAGTCGTGTTTATCTTAAAAGTAGAGCAGGCATCCACGGACGGAAAACTGAACCATAGCCAATATCCTCCCACATGATGTATCGTTAAGTCCTCAAAACCTTCTTCTTTACATACCGTCCGAATACTCATCATAGTCTGCACATCTTTTAGCTTTACCAACACTGATTCCATCGGATTCGCCATTTGAACCAAGTCTTGTTCAACCAGCGTCAGTTTCTTTTTCGGAACATTACCAATCCCCTGACCCAAACCAGATTTTCCATGTACAACATTGGCATAGGAACCCCCACCATTTACAGAGGACTCAACATGTGATCCAATCAGTTTAACCTTAATAGGCTCAGTACCAGTATCAAACTTCTTATTAACCACATTTGGAGGTACCTGTCTGGATTCGggatccttcttttgaaatttagcAACTGAAGCAAAAAGCTTAACCCCATCTATTTTGATGGTCGATAGCTGATTCGCAAGTGTTATCGGCTCCTTAATTTCCTTAAACCTAACAAATCCAAATCGCTTACCCAACTTCGTTCTCTTGTAAGCAACATAAGAATCAGTGATTGCACCATATGATTGGCACAATTGCCACAATCGTTTTCGATCAATTCGATCCGGTAAATTAATAATGAAAAACGTGGTTTCAAGATATGATGTTTTACCTTGATAAGGATTCTGAATCGGTTTGTTATTCCCATTCCTAACCTTGTAACACCattcttaatacctaaaacatattattaaaatgtttcgtttaaacaaacacgtGATTCCACCGATCATTTTACTAGTACTAATAGTAATTGATAATTGATTGAATAATTGATTGAATAATTAACCATAGATAAAAAAGGTGTGGAGTCGATAAATCGTCATTTTGTTTTACAGAAAAATATTCCACATGCAGTTCACGTGACCAACATAATTTTGAATGCCTAATCGACTTTAAATCTGTAAGTACCGTTCCTTTCCGAAAACAAGTATTCCCCCTCTCTCCaaattaaaattcaaaattcaAATTCAGTTtgtatctatctctctctctctctctctctctctcccccacCAATACACTCAGACTGAAAACCCTAGTTTTCAAAGGTATCGATTCTAACTGTTTCCTTTAATCTACACTTCACACTTGCAAAGACTTGTACACACGATTATAAATCATCAGTACAATTGATTTGTGATTCATCCGATATTCTATTTTTAGGGTTTACGATCTGGTTCGAAATGGATAGTTCGGATGTGAAAAATGGATCTCAATCGGTTCGAGTTGCCGTAAATATTCGACCTCTGGTTACTTCCGAACTTCTTGTTGGTTGTTCCGACTGTATCATTGTCACTCCAGATGAACCTCAGGTGATTTCACTAACCCTAATTGCTAACTATATGAATTTTGATTTTTGTGATAGCTTAGATGTGCTAGCTAGAGATTTCTGTGAATTTTGATGAGAAATATTGTTTTATGAAAATTATTAGGTACAAATTGGTTCACATTCCTTCACATTTGATTATGTGTATGGGACTAAGGCGTCTTCTTCTTCTCGCATGTTTGAGGAATGTGTTGCGCCACTCGTCGATGCTCTTTTTCTCGGCTTCAATGCCACAGTATTAGCTTATGGCCAGGTATAGTTTTATGTAACTTGTTTTCTTTTTCCAAGATGATTTGTTTTACCTGTTttatgattatgatgaaacttctgCATCCCAGATTGATCAGAATTTTTATTTTATAAGAAATACTACAATATTTGTTGTTTTGAAGctcataatgtttaatgttttgtaTTGCCAAAGACTGGCTCTGGAAAAACTTATACCATGGGTACAAACTACCATGGTGAGAACACTAATGGGATCATCCCTAACGTTATGCAAACTATATTTAAAAGAGTAGAGGAGACTAAGAGCAATGCTGAGTATTTAATCAGAGTGTCATTCATTGAGGTAATACAGCTACTGTTCATTGTTCATAATACTTATGCAATTGTTTATAATTGCTACACACATGCTCATATGTACTGTACTGTATATGTTATAACATTCTAAAGTGTTAATTCTCTTTTTCCAGATATTCAAGGAGGAGGTTTTTGATTTACTTGATTCAAGTCCAGCCGTTTATCCTAAAGTTGATGGGAATGGAAAGCCCATAGGGCCTTCTAGGGCTCCTATTCATATCAGGGAAACTGCTAATGGTGGGATTTCTCTTGCTGGTGTAACTGAGGCTGAAGTCACTTCACAAGATGAGATGGCTTCATTTCTGCTGCGTGGATCTGTGTGTCGTGCGACGGGAAGCACAAATATGAATAGTCAATCAAGGTTTGTTTCCTTATGATCTGTTTTTAATCATATGCCATGCTGTTGGATAAGGCAGTAGCTTTTGTTGTATCCAACACTAAATCTATGATGCTGTGTTCAACAAATTAGTGTCTGATTTTTTAAGCAGTCTCTTTGAAGACGAATGTTACATTGTTTTGACCTACTAAGAAAAGTATGATATATCATAAGCTTATTTAGCGTGGTTGTTTTACATGTGTTATCGTATTATTGTATGTATCAATGTTTTTTAACCAATACATTTTATATTCAGTCGATCACATGCCATTTTCACGATCTCCATGGAACAAAAGCTACTTGGTGGGATAAAAAGCGGAGGAAGCCATGATGATGCAGGGGATGATATATTATGTGCCAAACTTCATTTGGTAGACCTTGCTGGTTCGGAACGGGCGAAGAAAACAGGAGCTGATGGAATGCGTTTAAGGGAAGGTACATTTATCACCACATTTATTTTACTTTTAAAGTATAAACATTTAATCGTTTTATGTGTAATTTTTGTACAGTTAGTTTGTTTGTTACTGTTGGTTAACATTATGTCATTTAAGTTGATTGTTCTGCCATATTTGGTTTGTAACAATAATTTTTAAAACTTAATTTTGTACTATTCCAATTGAAAGTTGAATTACTTGATGCGATTACATAGACAATCTATGTATGTTAGTGCAAATTTTTGTGATCATGTATTGATAATTTTATGTTGTATATAATTTTTTGATAGGAATCCATATTAACAAGGGGTTGTTAGCTCTCGGCAACGTTATAAGTGCATTGGGTGATGATAAGAAGAGAAAAGAAGGGGGCCATGTTCCTTATAGGGATAGTAAATTAACCCGCCTTTTACAGGTATGAAAACTTGTATATCCTGTGTGCTAGAGTTTACTTTTCAAACGTCATGCAGAAAtaatataaaatgtatcatattttaGGACTCTCTGGGAGGAAACAGCAAAACAGTTATGATTGGTAAGTTATTGAACTCGATGATGCTTAAGCTAAAGGATGATTTTTGTTTTTAACATGTGATCTATTGGCAATTACATCCAATATTCTAATTATTTTACCTTTTATGTTTTGTGTTTGTTAGCTTGTGTAAGTCCAGCGGATACTAACGCTGAGGAAACCCTAAACACATTGAAATATGCGAATCGAGCTCGCAACATTCAAAACAAAGCTATTGTAAGATATCTGTTATCAAAGGATGAGAAATATTTTGATTAGATATTCAACTATATCCTGACCATATTATTTTTTCACGTAGGTAAACCGCGATCCAGTTGCTGCTCAGATGCAAAGTCTAAGAAATCAAGTTGAACAGTTGCAAGCCGAGCTTCTTTATGTAAAGGGTGACTCATCCACTCCTTTTGAAGAACTTCAGGTTAGATATATGTCCACTGTGTACCCTTAATGTACATAGATGTGGTCTAAAATGTTATTTGTTTTGCTTGTTAGATTTTGAAAGGAAAGATCGCATTACTTGAAACAAGTAATGCAGATTTACGACAGCAACTTCAAGAACATCAACTCAACTCTGAACTCTTAACTAAACAAGCAATAGATGCTCAGGTAAGTTGCACTTGATAAGTGAGCTCAATCCATCAACTTTTATGTTGTTTACATTTGTCGAAATGTGTTACATCGTTATAAACTGTTTGATTAATAACTTTTGACACATCATTGTATATTTCAGTTTGAGAAAGATAGGCTGTTACTCAAAATTGAGTCTGCCCGCAATggtaaatcatgggatgagatggACAGGGACTCAAATGAGGTTGATTGAGTTTACTTtctgattattattatatgttataattataCATGAACACAATATTTTACACCATACTTGAATATTTCAGGGCACCGACTTGTTGAAAACGTATGTATCTAAGGTTCAAGAATTAGAAGGAGAACTGATGCAAATGCGAAGATTGAATACTTCAAAACGTGGTGACCTAATTGATTTCATGGATTTGGATGAGAATATTCTTCGCACAAAAAGTGGGTTGTTCTCAGATTCTGATTCTAAATCCGCTGAAGTTGTTGGTAAGCTGCTGTATACTACTTTACTACTTCTGCACATGGTGTAGTTAGATTATTTCCATGCATAATATCCGAACAACTGACAATACTGTCCAAAGTTACTTAAAAACCAATATAATGTTCAATGCTATTTGCTCATGTTTGTTACCAATCAAGGCAATTGATGATCATATTTGTCTGCAGGTGACTCAGAAGTTGAAGAGAAGGAGCTAGAACATTGTTCTTTGCAAGAGAAACTTGATAGTGAGCTAAAAGAATTGGACAAAAGGCTGGAACAAAAGGAGGTACATGTTTTCTTCTACTTGCTTTACACACATTTCTAGAAAGATACTTAGATGTGAGTAAATGTTTCATGTGCAAGTCTTAGAGGTGGCTAATTAATTTTTTGCAACTTTCAATAAATATATGTAAGGCTGAAATGAAGCGGTTTGCGGGTGGTGATACCTCTGTTCTGAAGCAACATTATGAGAAGAAAGTTCAAGACTTGGAACAAGAGAAGAGAACGTTGCAGGTTTTCACATCTTCAGTTACCAGTCTTTTCAATTTTTAAGGAGAAAATTTATAATTTTGCTAACTTGTTTGACTAATTTGTTGACAGAAAGAGATTGAACAACTTAGGTGCAATCTTGCAAAAATTTCCTCCACTTCTGATGACAGTACTCAAAAGTTGAAGGAAAATTATATTCAGAAGTTGAATTCTTTGGAATCCCAAGTGAGTTCTTCATCTTAATTTATGGATCAACTCTACATCATGTTTGATCTAAGAAGCAATGACATGTTAATATAGGGTAGAATATTGCAAAAGTTTTAAAATTGCTAAATGACTTGACTAGATACACTAATATCCTAATGTTGGATTTTAGGTTGCGGAGTTGAAAAAGAAGCAAGATGCTCAGGCACAACTCCTAAGACAAAAACAGAGGAGCGACGAGG of the Rutidosis leptorrhynchoides isolate AG116_Rl617_1_P2 chromosome 5, CSIRO_AGI_Rlap_v1, whole genome shotgun sequence genome contains:
- the LOC139847295 gene encoding kinesin-like protein KIN-4C, whose amino-acid sequence is MDSSDVKNGSQSVRVAVNIRPLVTSELLVGCSDCIIVTPDEPQVQIGSHSFTFDYVYGTKASSSSRMFEECVAPLVDALFLGFNATVLAYGQTGSGKTYTMGTNYHGENTNGIIPNVMQTIFKRVEETKSNAEYLIRVSFIEIFKEEVFDLLDSSPAVYPKVDGNGKPIGPSRAPIHIRETANGGISLAGVTEAEVTSQDEMASFLLRGSVCRATGSTNMNSQSSRSHAIFTISMEQKLLGGIKSGGSHDDAGDDILCAKLHLVDLAGSERAKKTGADGMRLREGIHINKGLLALGNVISALGDDKKRKEGGHVPYRDSKLTRLLQDSLGGNSKTVMIACVSPADTNAEETLNTLKYANRARNIQNKAIVNRDPVAAQMQSLRNQVEQLQAELLYVKGDSSTPFEELQILKGKIALLETSNADLRQQLQEHQLNSELLTKQAIDAQFEKDRLLLKIESARNGKSWDEMDRDSNEGTDLLKTYVSKVQELEGELMQMRRLNTSKRGDLIDFMDLDENILRTKSGLFSDSDSKSAEVVGDSEVEEKELEHCSLQEKLDSELKELDKRLEQKEAEMKRFAGGDTSVLKQHYEKKVQDLEQEKRTLQKEIEQLRCNLAKISSTSDDSTQKLKENYIQKLNSLESQVAELKKKQDAQAQLLRQKQRSDEAAKKLQDEIHRIKTHKVQLQQKIKQESEQFRLWKASREKEVLQLKKEGRRNEYEMHKLLALNQRQKMVLQRKTEEASLATKRLKELLESRKASSRETFGNSSGPGIQALLHALEHELEVTVRVHEVRCEYERQKEERIKMAKEVAELKDEANIARQSSLSDCAQTMSPGARNSRIYALENMLATSSSTIVSMASQLSEAEERERAFSGRGRWNQIRSLPEAKNMMNHLFNLASSSRCQLWDKEVDCREKDSEIRGLKEKIVNLIRQVEMQKMEISRHEKLKKKLMMSKSFKKKSTTVEESSVIDDGEGHVYHLRPKGGLRNSIAYTSSGNVDDLLEDMDMSDDSEQSDVDETDDDDWVQSDDFVDEWGQRRRQTAKRRNSKIDNNNNNNNNDGRTHNSSPSEVDSDANVNQKAAAPSSSGICCSCSKSSSCKTLKCECRANGGNCSLSCGCLAKKCSNRASLVEESDSKAQVPVAVAVENDDGGEIERIASHGALLLQAALSSDTTNNNNNLVEPKDAAADGTHRKPLSDIGNRTAKPNVPKPRKTWRKSVAYQLVPVAASDQGLSQKEEVECPKKQESSSEVGPDIQMTLPRAIRNAMPSNNLPPLRDRNSSQVRTNSSGNKEHPEHAAAAGPRHLPKQTTDEKENHGV